A segment of the Corallococcus silvisoli genome:
GTACGCGAAGCTTCGCCAGATCGTGCGGGACCGGCTTCTCGGACGCGACGAGCAGCAGGTCGCCGCTGTGGGTCTGCCACGTCTCCACGGACGCGAACTCCGAGGAGAGGGTGGCGTAGGCGCTTTGGATGGTGAGGGCGTCGACCTCGTAGGCCTGGAGCCACTGGAGGAACAGTCCGCCCTCCGCGAGGCGCTGCTTGGCGGCCTGGTAGAACTCGCGGGTGAAGAGGCTGGAGATGCCAGCGCGGTAGGGGTTGGAGGGCTCGGAGAAGATGATGTCGTAGCGCTGGGGCGTGGTGAGGAGCACCTCGCGCGCGTCGCCGATGGAGGTGTGGACCTTGGGGTTGTCGAGGACGTTCTCGTTGACGGCGTGGCAGCGGCGAGCGACCTCGAGGATGGCGGGTTCGATCTCCACGACGTCGACGCGCGCCATCGAAGGGATGCGGCCGAGCCAGCCCGCGGTGCTGCCGGTGCCCAGGCCGATGACGAGCGCGGCGCGGGGATCCGGATGGAGGAGCGCGCCGAGGAGGCCCGACATGATCTGCGTCGGCGCGTCGCCGATGGCGTTGCCGTCCACCTTGCCGTTGACGATGAAGTTGAGCCCGTTGTCATCCGCGAGCGCGACGCTGCTCTCCACACCCTCGTGCTCCCAGGCGATGTCCGCGCGGAAGGAGGACAGGAACCGGTCGATCTGCTGGATGTCAGGGTCGCGGAGGCCCGAGCGGCCCGCGCCGATACCGGAATGGCGCCAGGCGGCGGTGGGGCCCTGGGCGGTGAGCAGGAGGATGGCGAGGGAGGTGGCGAGGGCAGGGAGAATCAAGGCGCCGCGCTGTCGCTCGCGAAGGAAGGAGAGGACCGCGGCGGCAAGGCCGAGTGCCGCGAGCAGACCGGCGACGGCCTGCCACGTGACGGGCGCGGAGAGGAGGGGAATCACGCCGAAGCCACCCGCGAGGGAGCCGACGATGGAGCCGCCCGTGTTCCACGCGTATACCTGCCCCACCTGGCGTCCTGCGTCCTGCCGCCCGCGACCGATGAGCGCGAGCAGCAGGGGGAACTGCACGCCAGAGACGAACGCGGCGGGCAGCACGACGATGGACGTGATGAACGTCCATCCGAGCGCCATGCCGCTCAGCCCCAGGCCTCCCAGCGGGCGGAGGAGTGCGGCGAGGATGGCGAGCCTGTCGCCGAGGGCGAAGGGGACGGCCATGAGGACGGCTTCGGCGGCGCAGGTGAGCGCGAAGCCCTGGAGGGTGGCGGGGCGGTGGCGGAAGAAGACGGTGTAGGCGGTGCCGCCAAGGCCAATACCGAGGAGCGCGAGGGCGAGGATGAGGCCGAAGGTGAAGGTGGTGCCGCCGAGCAGAGGCCCGAGCATGCGGTACCAGACGAGCTCCATGAGGAGGAAGGCGAAGCCGACAACGGCGGCGGAGACGAGGACGAAGGCCTGGGGTGGGAGGCCTTGGGCGGTGCCGACGAGCGCCGTGGGCGGGGTGACGGAGGCCGAAGCAGAGGGCGTCGCGGCGGCCTCCGCCGGAGGCGAGGAGGCGGGGCTCGCCTCCATGGAGCGGCTGACGGAGCGCGCGGTGATGGCGACGAGGGCGTTGAGGAGGCAAGCACTCCAGAGGGTGGTGCGATTGCCGAGCACTTCGAGGAGCAGGAACGTGGACGCGACGGCGCCCGTGACGGCGCCCAAGGTGTTGATGCCGTAGAGGAGCGCGAGGTCGCGGCGGTGAGGGTCCTCGTCGGAGAGGACGGCGCGGGCGGCGGCGGGGAGGGTGCCGCCCATGAGGATGGTGGGGACGGCGAGGACGAGCAGCGACAGCAGCAGGCGCACGACGGTGCCGAGGCCCAGGCCCAGGACGGGTGTGCCCCCGAGCGCGATGTAGAGGAAGCGAACGGCCTCGACGAGGAAGGGGCTGAGGGCGGCGCTGGCGGCGATGAGCAGCTCGAGGTTGGCGTAGAAGTCGAGCGGACGCGGCTGTCGGTCCGCGCGAGCGCCGAGCAGCGCGCTTCCCAGCCCGAGGCCCGCCATGAAGATGGCGAGGACCGCGGCCGAGGCGGCGGTGGAGGCCCCGAAGATGAGGCGGAACTCTCGCAACCACACTGTCTGGTAGACCAGCGCGCAAAGCCCCGAACCAAAGAGGAGGGGAGCCACCTTCGCGACACGTGCGTTCATTACGGCCCTCGAGGAGCGCGCGCCCGTCCCGGTCGTGGCGGGTCACGTCTCCCTGTCGGGCCGCAGTATTCCGCGACAGGTGTCCTGGGGAAAACAGGCATCTGGCCCGTTTTCCCCAGGCCCTGCGTCTACGGGGCCGCCTGCTTGCGTTCGGCGGCCTGACGCTCCTCGCGGCACCAGGCGAACTGCTCCTGGAGGGCGGAGAGGGGGACCGCCAGCTCCAGCTTGAAGGACGTGCCGTCTGGCCGCACCTTCGCGAAGTCCAGCAGCTGCGCCAGGTCCTCCTTGCCCTCCGTCTGCGCCTTCATCCGCGCCATGGACAGCGCGCCCCCCAGTGACTTGCTCAGGTCGGTCATCTGGTCCTCGTCCATGCCGCGCACGTTCGCCACCATGGCCACGTCACCGCTGGTGTCCAGGTGCAGCTCCACGTTCTGCGCCACGTCCATCAGCCGCCGCGCCAGCTCCGGCTGGTTCGGTCCCATCAGCTTCGCCAGCTGCTCCACCGCCAACACCCCGTACATCTCCCCGTAGGTGCTGTTCTCATCGAGCAACGGCGGCCCTTCATCCACCTGTCGTCCGTCCATGCGGTCCAACACCGTCTTCACCGAATCCGGAGACCGGCCCACCACCAGCATCTGGTTGTTCCAGGTGCCCACCGCGCTGTCCATCCGCCCGCGCTGCGTGCCGCCATCCGGCAGGCTGAACGTCGTGTCACCCGGCTCGTACACGCGCGCGC
Coding sequences within it:
- a CDS encoding fused MFS/spermidine synthase, which gives rise to MNARVAKVAPLLFGSGLCALVYQTVWLREFRLIFGASTAASAAVLAIFMAGLGLGSALLGARADRQPRPLDFYANLELLIAASAALSPFLVEAVRFLYIALGGTPVLGLGLGTVVRLLLSLLVLAVPTILMGGTLPAAARAVLSDEDPHRRDLALLYGINTLGAVTGAVASTFLLLEVLGNRTTLWSACLLNALVAITARSVSRSMEASPASSPPAEAAATPSASASVTPPTALVGTAQGLPPQAFVLVSAAVVGFAFLLMELVWYRMLGPLLGGTTFTFGLILALALLGIGLGGTAYTVFFRHRPATLQGFALTCAAEAVLMAVPFALGDRLAILAALLRPLGGLGLSGMALGWTFITSIVVLPAAFVSGVQFPLLLALIGRGRQDAGRQVGQVYAWNTGGSIVGSLAGGFGVIPLLSAPVTWQAVAGLLAALGLAAAVLSFLRERQRGALILPALATSLAILLLTAQGPTAAWRHSGIGAGRSGLRDPDIQQIDRFLSSFRADIAWEHEGVESSVALADDNGLNFIVNGKVDGNAIGDAPTQIMSGLLGALLHPDPRAALVIGLGTGSTAGWLGRIPSMARVDVVEIEPAILEVARRCHAVNENVLDNPKVHTSIGDAREVLLTTPQRYDIIFSEPSNPYRAGISSLFTREFYQAAKQRLAEGGLFLQWLQAYEVDALTIQSAYATLSSEFASVETWQTHSGDLLLVASEKPVPHDLAKLRVRITEEPYRRALYSVWRTDELEGVLAHFIGNAGFGRAVAKGGSEMINTDDLSSMEFAFARNVGRATGFSMADLRRVAGRLHLDRMEFAGGTPNWTRVEELRIWLGSTVLEQIPEPVLPYKAFVSAALAGNDAQVLTLWRQMKRQPQGPRELYSLARALVMTRHPDAHAAVQSLRARLPVDADMLEALSLESQGQDARAVTLLERAFTALREDPWPVRPLTDAALDMALRVAQRSPELGRRLYTALEQPFAVSAATSLRELTRAQIAVAAGGAELCADGLAPLEPHVPWNHALLLARAECYARRADPRADAAREDLERYLSQMQPSFMDRVGVEAAPTGTQAGPEPLADDTPATK